tatcgcggtaaccgaagacaatattatatattatagttggtcaagcaaatcttgtcagtaaaaaaaggcggcaaatttaaaaaaatctaggcgcgaaaaattgaatttcgtgcctttttctactgacaagatttaatcataatcataataatgaatattttgattattttaataggtgacatactcaatttttttttttacattagctGACATTCCAATATTTCCAATTTGCAAAAATGCGACTGTATAGTGTGTATATAGCTTATAAATGTATTgacataggtataataatttgcatggtagtttttaaatttcggaataatATTTGATTCCACCAtattttgcatgccagatgttGGTAAATTGTGTGAACCTGTAAATATATCTTAACTACTTCTATTATGTGCCactttttatgcaaaataaagatattgattgattgattgaatcatcataatcataatatttttattcaaaatagattCATACAGAACACTTTTTGAAAGTCAAAAAATTGtagagaataattaaaaataattgacactgaatatataggtctataaaattataattataacttatatGCCACGCTTAACTGTAAGGTAATAAGGTATCcgaccaactatagtttgtcaagggactgtctcatttcaaacatggacagagataatcatactatctttgtcttacactagtactagcactcaaaagaaaaggatgagtatagttttttttgttcctatttactgacatgatttgcttgaccaactatatataagatattataTTTCGGTATCTTAcggtttattaataatatattgtcGCTCCGTCTGTAACGGGCTTTAGTGCCAGAACCAGAAGAGATGTCAAACTGCGGTCAAACATTTACTCTAAATATCTAATTATGTTTAACGTCAAAGTATTAACTTCTTCAGTTCCTAATAAATTATGTGCCTAATGTCGATGGTTTTTAAATGAGCagttaaaataactttttttttcatagaaaaatcCAGGAAATAGAATAATAAGATAGTACCTACACAGTATTGTTCAATAGTCTTGTTAGCAGttactgttttttactttgtctcTTTCTCCCTTAATCCTCCTTCCTCCTCACCACCCTCCTCCACCTCCTCcttctccttcttcttcttcttcttttctccTTTTTCCTTTAGTACCTAATCATAATTCTGTTTGATGAGCATAGCATGTAGAgttagtaaattaataattgtatttagtaccctaagagtagtttaagtgtagtaatttctattacatgttttagtgagaTCTGTTAAGGAAATAAGTGAATGACCTTAGTGTGTATTTGTAATCTCATCTcctgcttacttatttctgtttgcttttataataaataaaatgaaaaaataaaataaacttttaaacaATTCACgtacgtgacctgcccagtctcacttcagcctagcggtcttcctACACAAAATTAggctaaaaaaaatagaaacatGAACATTAAAACGTTActgccataatattatttaaatcaaattcaaacaaactcgaaatgtattaaaaagttaaaagtacTACCGGTATATACAATtacattctgattctgattcaatATCGTTCTGGTAATATATCGGGTGGAACAGAATGAGGGACTTTTATGCGAATGGGGAATTGTTTAGGCTACGTACTTTAATTTTCGCTTATTAATCacattaatatttataaccgtttttgagatacagtttgttaaacattagtgcaaaaatctgtatgtttcaaccctagcaagtagatccgatgaatgacatgacatgtgtcaatttaaaattcaaataactttgtagggttgtcactgatataacatatttcatttttacctcagcagctcgaacaagccttctttcgtcactccctggagtgaggaaagtgcgactttcctcattCCAGGGattgaagaaagtgcgactttcctaactccagggagtgaaacaaagtagctttttaatttagtgatggccatgaactgccactttatacttttttttccttctctgtattattctgtgtaattcgaaatacattttaacctttaatatgttctcactactgaggtgaaaaattatgtgtgcaacacgagagcaaagttattttacgtcttgtgtttttgagtcccttgctacgctcaagattctaactaagaatcactcgcttcgctcgtgattcaattatagaatctttcgctttttcgggactcaaaataaacactcgcaagaaagaccaactttcctctcttgttgcacaaataactatttaatgattttattttactttttaatttacgtTTATAATAACTCGAATGTAGATCACTTAGATAACACTTTCCTTTCCAAAGCCAAGAAATTAGAGGATGCATTAACACTAGTTAATCATACAtacatcacaaaggctgtgaCTTCAGCCAAACTATccgttcctagaattaataactactacggggatagaacccttaggaaaagaattccatacttacttaatagtttgcccgaagccataagatgtgaaaataataagtctaaatttaattctttgtttaaaaaaacacccacaatattttgtagtcattgcactactataatttagttaaataagttaagtacataggtaactagagactgatgaccccacagacaaactctttattgagttttgcggggctatgattatatttgtattttataaaataaataataaataaataataataatttcagctCAGTCTCTAGAGATGTTAACAAATGCTAACATAATAACTAATGCTGGTACGGTAATCATTTTGTAGAAACATCTGTCAAACCTGTATCAAGAAACCTCTCAGTGGTGCAGAAAGTGCAAGAAGATATAGGGAAAGATTAAAAACGTGAGCGTCCATGCGGAACAGTGTCGAAGAAGTTTACAACGAATGTTAACCCCAAAGGAGGATAATAAATGAATTGTCTAATGCCGAGGCACAAATGCGAAGAAAAGATGGAGAAGGGACAAGCGCAAACAAAGACAAATACAGAAAACATTTAGAGACTTTAGTTCGTAATTCTGACCATTCGTATTAAGAAAAGTCTATCGCCATCGCCATATAATTaccttaataaaattattctcaTTTCAATCTGTAAATTGttcatttttcatatttttttaaagtgtggATGATCCGGGATATAATAATGTTATCGTTCagactttaaggggcccactgactatcagtccgccggacgatatcggcctgtcagttgttcggaactgtcaaatttttgttctaactgacaggccgatatcgtccggcggactgatagtcagtggccccctcaGATAAGGATAGATAAAGTTTGAGTAAGCAACCATTAAAAATTCAGTTCTTACTAAAAAGCTTCTGATGATATtttgtagaatagaatagaatagaatatattttatttgtagtaattgtacatcgtcatattcaaaaattatttacaattagaagaacaataaatacaattattaaattaataatacatttaggtaTCATTTAGGTAGGTTGTATGTTGATTAGTGAAATGATTCGTTTGGGTAGgaaatttttatgccaaataaATCTCAAAGTAAATTAGCAATACTTACTGTTTACTTTTAACATTCCATATTGAACCACAACTTCTcgtatttgtattaaaaataatgcgtATCTATCTTAGTATGACTTGTTTCGTTTTAACCTTCTGATACCCTTTATGTGagacatttatattttatcattaattttgtttgtatCTAATGTATTCTCTTCTAGAATATTCTTTCATACCAACGCATCGTGGCAAGCATTTGTTAATGCTGAACGGATACACTTATTCCCAAATGAAGTTTACGAATAATTACTACTGCTCCAAAAAGCAGTCTGGGAATTGCCGAGCTAGAATCAATTTAGACGGCGATGGAAGGATTGTCAATGGGGACTTGAAGCATACTCATCCACCGCCTAAGTATATTAAGACAGCTAGTGGGGACTATATAAAAGTGTAACGGatactttataattttagaagcGTTTGTAGTTAAATTCCTTgtgtttctcaataaattcaCAAAACAGGTACTTTTTCATAAGGTACAATTAAACTTGTACTATTTTATCTTAAGTTAAATcattttgttgttattattacctataagTTATTAAGCTATCAAGATTTAGTGAAAACTTGCTCCTTTACTACTATGaactttttataaattatgaacatttttttcattagatgatgaatattataaatgcttttTCATTTCATAACGTACACACCGTTGAGATGTATGTTGCATTGTTAAACATTTAACAAGACGTGAGTATTTTTAAGACGCttggttttaaaaaaaaatattggataCTTATTTTTTCCTTACTAAaatgtttgtttatattttatgtgCAGTAAAAAGAAGATCAGCCGGAAACTGGATAAACATGTACTGCACCAAATTGTCCGATAGCCAATATAAGTGCAACTTATGCGCCGTAGTTCTGACACTGCAACAGGGACATTACGGCAATATGAGGCGTCACTACAAATTTAAGCAtccttatatattttatacggAATCTGAGAATTCAAAGACAATGTGGAAAATGAAAAGAAACCCTAAAATTTCTACAGCAGAGACAAATAAAGTCAAAGTGGAAAAGGGTGATTCTAGAACTAGACTACCAAAAAGTGATTTGCCTCACGTCACAAGTGAGTATAAAACTGTAGAAGCACCGTAAAATCCTCAGAAATTATAATATCACTGATAAAagtaatgtaaacattttttccaGAGAAAAGAAGGAGCGCTATGTGGAAATATTTCATCGATTTGGAGAAAGGCTTCGTTCGttgcaaaatttgcaatatGAAATTGAGAGACAGACACTACGTTGTTGCCCTACATTTGAACAGACGACACCCGAAGACTTTCTCTGATCTAGGCGACTTCAATATAATGCCATTTCGACGTAAGTATTTCGAAACCACATTTAATTAtcgtagttgttgttgtttatatATTACTTCTCCGGAAGACATTTTAGGCATTGCCTTTAAAGTGCAGTCTACGCACGAACTCTTGAGCATTTGCGGGAGAGCCATATCGCTTCGCACTCTTCCTCAATAGGAAAACGTTACGAGTTCATGCGCAGATTATACAATACATAGTAGACATTACTACAagagaaaaatataaagataaGAATAATCAACGGCCTGATCCAACGActcatataaatatttacacttTGTTTTTGTTGCAGAAAGAAGCAATTTTCTTTGGAACTTTTTTATTGACGAAGGAAACAAATTTGTTCGCTGTTTGCTGTGTGATATTACCATGCGTAAGAATATGGCTAAACATCTACAGACTAAGCATCCAGACAACTTTGAACAGGCAGTAAGCCTCCACAGAGAACAAATCACTAAGTACTGTaagtaatagtaataaataactTGCATGCTGCTTTAGTCAGTTCTATTTTCATGTTTTACtaacaagttttcgttttaggTGCACCGCGACTTGCTGTCGGCAGGAGAACCTGGGTGAAAAAATATTGCACTAAAATAGCGGATAAACAATATCAATGCAACCAGTGTAAGAAAATTCTAAAAATGCCTAATGGTTTTTACGGTAATATGAGGCGCCACATCAGAATTAAGCACTCAAAAATTTATGACGAAGAGAGTAAAACTACTATTGCAAAATCGGATACCGTAGtggaagaaaaaataatagatcTAGTAGAACTTGATAACAATTCTAATGCATTGGGCCTAAAGGATCCTTTAGCTGATTTTGATTTAGGCAGTCCTGCGATATCTGAAACAGAAATTGCCGCAAATTTCCTTGAGAACGACAATTTGACAAACAATCCATACTCCGAAATTGATTTGGGTGCAATAACTGATTTACCTACTTtagaaccaagtaagttatcaGCTTTTTTATATGAAGTCTTTGCAGAACACACGTTTTAATTGAGATTTagctatattaaaataatacttctTTGGTTAATATTTTAGGTTGCCAAGTAGATAATTACGACAAATCCTATTTCCTTTTGGTAGAAGACGGGCAATTTAAATGCATAGAATGCGAAGAAACAGTAAATTGCCCTGCTGTCGACGAACAAGAGGCTCTTTTTACTCACATAAGAGACAAACATCCAGAAGAAATAATGACTTTACAAGCCACCTCTACTGAAAACGATGACGAATATCAAGTGGTCGTGTTAGGCAATATagacaattaaattataaaccttaaataataaatatgacgGCCTTTATGATATCAATTTAAACGCCGACGAAAGCttttttctgtattttatttttaatctcatgtcaaataccctattataagttaatagggtatttgacatttttttatgagtggtatcagtcgatcaggtttgttttgaggatcaaatgtctgtatgggacccataatgatggtcaaagtctggcacccgcattttactgacgaaacgttCCTAACAAAAttgcaatacatcgtgacgtcaccatgtaacgtcgctattgcttagaagccatTTCGATGTACGGAAAACAAGGATATTGCGATTTTATCGGTGAGATATTGCATTTATGTATATTGTggccatacaatatttttttaaataaaatgtaaggaaaaaAATGGtactttttttcttatttgggagttaaaaaataaataaaattttgaaactgaagtcttgtattttttattattcccatatatttttaggtttccaATTTAATGTGATAAATTGcacattttctatctatttaactaggtTTAGTATAAAATTTAACATGCGTCAacgtcaacaaccctattgtgATGGAAAATGTGTTGATACTAGTCGATATAAACACTAACTCAGTGATATATTCAGTGTAACctaattataattacttttacttatgttttattttatttatattattcactGAATAAacgttcaaaatatttatcggtacggtttttactcactattttttttagtcgcttttggcgacatgtctcggattctttgggaatccatcctcaggctgataaatattttgaaatatatctcacgatagtttaagtgtgaataaacgttattaaataaatatttctttgttttactTATGATATCTGGTATCCGCTGTTGCTGATGCGTTTATTTTCTTTACTGCTTAGGTATGAAACTTCTTTGAATTAAACAGTCGTTACATTTTTCCTGCCGGACATGTATATCAATATCCtgcttttataattatatgttttttctgtTTGTTCATACTTAATGACACGATTAATACCTATATTCGATTCTGCATTTATTGAACTGGATCATGTTTTATCTAAAGTCAATGGAACTAAGTCTCCGTCTTGAGTATAGGTATAAAACGTAGGCAATTTTCCTTCAGATATACGTGCATAATCCTTGATGTTGTTATTAACTATGGTTTTTTCTGCTGTTCTCAGTGTGCGCAACGATTGAGAGCGAGATTCCTATGACGAGTATCTTCACTCCTGTTATATTACCAGTGGATGTTACAGTTGGTGAGGAACAATGCACGTTTAGACTCCACGTATCCAGGCGTGAATTACTGAACCACACTCTGCAGGAGCCTGAACCTAAAAGCGAATTTCTATCCCCACATGTAATGCGGATTCCAAAATTGTACCATGATCAGCCGTCTGCTATATGGGTTAAATGCATATTTAATGTTCGATTACAGCATTCTATGCGCAGGATGATGATCACCGAAAGTCAAGCTACTTACTCTTCAGTTTTGTTAACAACAGACGTTGTAGTTGGCGAGCAAGGATGCATGCTTAGATTTAACGTATTTAGGCGTGATCTGATAACACCTATTATGGACGCTCCGAGAAACCAATATCACTTGCTGATTCCACGGCTGTATCGAGATCAGCCGTCAGCCGTGTGGTTTGGATGCAGGTTTAATATTCTATCCGAAACAGCAATTAGATCTGTAACACCTTCCTGCTTCCCTTTTTCTCCATTGCTTCTTCCCCCACCGCCTCCGCCGCCTCAACCGTTTCCATCCTCTCTTCCTTCATCTACATTATTCCTTGCTCCGCCGCCTCCACCTCCAAGGTCCCCTCCTTTAGCATCATTATGCCCTTTTCTGCAACCACCAATACTATCACTGCCTCTATTTTCATCGCCAGCTATACCTATGCCAGCGACACCACCATTGCCAAATTACTCACCACCTGTTATCCCTGCAATTATGCCCTTGCCCATTATAGATTCCATGAAGCCTAAAACGACACTTTTATGTagatttaaaaaagaaagcgTGGAAGACTTAGACGAGAACGAAGACTTTTCAAACAGCGAGTGAGACTTTTGATATATTATGTTGTAATTTTCccctaaataaaacaataacttCCATTAGTTATGGGTTACCTAATTATATGTCCGTATCGTCCGTCCATGCCAAAGTAGAACTTTGGCTAGGCGCGTTTGGTGCATACTAATTACTTTTATAGGTTCTTAAGATATAGTAGTAAGTACATTCCAAAAAGTGTAGATTTGTAAAAAAGGAGTCTGAAAAACCAAATGTGTACTCTTTTGTGTATAGGCGTTGTAATGACCGAAACCTTTgtctaaaatctaaattaacatAATCAATTATTGTAACTAAAGGGTAATTCAAAttccttttattttaatattaggaaaacaaagaaaattaacttatttacttatggtacaaacagcaacactctttaCTCTCCATAGGTGGACCTTataccttttgtaataaggtttgcaaactgtcagttaacagtgtgggcgatggtatgtACATTCGTTTCTGTGATATGTGTTTTTTACGAAAGTTAGGCTCATAGTCTGattttaaaaaatcttactaggtacctacttatttatttcaaacGAATTTTATCACctctttttttcttataaattttatatgttatttttcatactttaattaattaatgctatcattattaacatacTGTGATTttgaaataacttaaaaaagttatctttaatattctagTCTTGaaacaatagggatgttgacaattttttagaactgttttcattttattattacacgtaattattataaaaaaaaatgaatatatttttatttattaattttaaataaaaaatcgagtttaattagtttagtgtttcaATTTCGCGCctaaacgctccaagctgtcacgtgatcttgatgacgtcacgatgtgataaataaacaaactgctgtcagtcaGTCATGTCGTAGATCAAAAGCTGTTCTATTTAATTTCTCTCTCTTTCTAAAAGATAACGTACATATATAAGCTAAAAgaatgaatacaatacaatacaatacaatcatttattaataaaattaaaattttacacgtcatagtaatttacaatgctattctaaattacattattattcatatacattaaattattaaaattacaatgcattattataaattcggtacacaattgttaaccaaatgtttattatatataatattataatgttttaaatgtGCAGGACTCATGTGACATTCTATTCCTATCAGAAGAATTCGTTTAACGAGTAGAAGGCAGCAGagactaggtattttttaagtttgagtaCGAAAGAATTGTAGCTATTCGCAGTTTAACAAGTGTTATGCATTGCCTATGTGTAAAAGAACAATCAAGACACTAGAATTGGTAGTTATTCGTATTCGCTTTTTgaacaaaatagtacatttcatgGTGAGTGCGAAGTGTGTCATTACATTAACACTTCCGCACGTATCCAtgaatgacgttttttaatacatttgcgtATACACTTACAGTTACGAATTTTGCCTTGACCTTGAATGACATTGTTAACTCGGCGTCGGCACTATATATTATAACGTTCAGCGATGATAAATACATtgcaaaaattaattataataactgatttcatacaaaaacacttacggTTACAATTAAAGATGAATTAATTTGATACAAGTAAATTTTGAGTGCAAAAAGCGGGCGCcggtttaactttttaaattttcattttttctgtTTCTGACAGCCAACGTGGCAATTGATAGTTCGATTcagccaaataattaaaaagatttttagtgaaatatcgtattatataacgttttatttatttaataagaaattaatatatactttatatcgtttaataatatttttgtacgtAATATATGTCTAATggcgaaataaaaaatacttacagtTGGTTTTGAACGTCCAAACTCTTTGTATGGATTACGGTtagtttgacaacttgtctgtttgactttctcacaccgtgacgtAACGCGCTTCTATTGCCGTTTGCAGTCAGGTGAtactgggcattattttaaatatttttaattatttattacgcaatttgattttcagcattctaatattccctgctatggtaaaaacataacatgttATATATTCGctattcatgtcaacatccctattgtgAGGTTattagtaagtaataagtatacgtgttattaatatttattatatagtacctataactataataaattaatgctAAGTATGTAAtgctcataaataatacctaaGAATATCTGGTAAAATAATAGGTAACAATATGACGAGCTTGAGACCGatcctaatttatttatgtaaatcctggtaaaattaaaattgaacgtGATATTAGAATTTAAGTTTAATTGTGATCACGGTATTTTGgtgctttatatttttaaattaggttGGTAACGTAAAATTGCTAAAGCTATGTAAGGAAGCGCATTCGGTAGTAATTTACGAGAGTTGGCACCGAATGTCAACCAATAGTGAGAATTATTAATTGACCTCTTCGTAGGGGCAACGAAGGAGGTTAAGAGGGCATTTTATTTAGAGTTCTGTacacataacttttttttaaatttgggaattttatgttaatttttccatacattttttcaccgcCATACAAAGTCTGTGAAACATGGTAATGGAATGGAAAAAATCTTGGGACCATTATGCTTTCCTATCAGGATCAAAAAACCTGTTTTTagtggaaataatataaaaaatacaaataaagaaaaaagtgtagtgtacaactttaaataaaattgctgAAGAGAGCTTTAAGTAGTCTTTCGGAACGATAAGTCTGTTGGAACGCCTAATGATGACTATAAGTATTAATGTTTTGTATTGGTTTCACTTGTTACTAACATGAAGTCTGTtcttcgaaataaaaataatttattttattttttcatcttCGATTAGGTGTAGGAATAAAAACAAGGCTTCGATATAACTTCTAAGTATATTAAAACGAAGAAACTTTACACATATTAAAAGTGTATGACGTATGTAACGACAGGGTTAGGCCAACAATAATTTGTCGGCAAGTGATTTCCCTGCATTAAATCATCAGGCGTCCAAATTCTTAACATTAGGCCTGAGGGTAGAGCTTGAATGTCAGTTTAAATTTAACCCCTCTGATTTTTCTAGAATGAATGAGAGTTGTAAATACATCACACGTTTGTGTATAGTATAGTGTAGTTTAGCTAAAACCTACAAGAGGTGAAGGCCATAACTATAaggtatatatgtacctaacaaAATGGTtgtcttaaataatataaaaaaaacagctcaATAATTTGTCTTATTTTGCTGTAAATAGTTGTAACCTAAGTAGAGTATGTTGTAACTTAAGATAAGTATAAAATGTCTTCTTTATATGTGtagtgtcacaaaaaaaaaaacaaatatttactaggtacctacctctACATGTTTCTAGCTATTGTTGTGTCAAAATGACATCAAATTGGGCACATTTGGGCACAGTAAACTGACAGGTATGTATAGGTACTGATGGCAAAATATTTTCTGATTCCGACATTTTCTTcgataaaatgtggtattttctataaaacgggaccttattgtcgatggcgtttacgccattatcaacgatgctccgatataatgacaatgccgcgcgacgctgtgcggcgtaagcgccatcgacaataaggtcccttttcatagaaaatgccccaaatataaataaactggaggtaaaatataaaattgatacatTTATACCATAACGCGATAATCTTACCTCAGTTTACTGTATCTATATTTGAATTTCTACTGTGTCCACACAAAAAAAGTTGGACGTCTATTGTTTGATACACAtcttgctattttttttaagtatacaaAATTTCTTATAAATGTTATTGA
The sequence above is drawn from the Cydia strobilella chromosome 2, ilCydStro3.1, whole genome shotgun sequence genome and encodes:
- the LOC134755414 gene encoding uncharacterized protein LOC134755414; translated protein: MFVYILCAVKRRSAGNWINMYCTKLSDSQYKCNLCAVVLTLQQGHYGNMRRHYKFKHPYIFYTESENSKTMWKMKRNPKISTAETNKVKVEKGDSRTRLPKSDLPHVTKKRRSAMWKYFIDLEKGFVRCKICNMKLRDRHYVVALHLNRRHPKTFSDLGDFNIMPFRQRSNFLWNFFIDEGNKFVRCLLCDITMRKNMAKHLQTKHPDNFEQAVSLHREQITKYCAPRLAVGRRTWVKKYCTKIADKQYQCNQCKKILKMPNGFYGNMRRHIRIKHSKIYDEESKTTIAKSDTVVEEKIIDLVELDNNSNALGLKDPLADFDLGSPAISETEIAANFLENDNLTNNPYSEIDLGAITDLPTLEPSCQVDNYDKSYFLLVEDGQFKCIECEETVNCPAVDEQEALFTHIRDKHPEEIMTLQATSTENDDEYQVVVLGNIDN